In one window of Arthrobacter pascens DNA:
- a CDS encoding dioxygenase family protein: MPEETDTALKVPAVPAGQAAVEQSLVDTVVASFDQTEDPRLKQLMQSLTRHLHNFIREVRLTEEEWNAGIAFLTAAGHITDDSRQEFILLSDVLGASMQTIAVNNQAHGNATEATVFGPFFVSDAPEIPLGGDIAGGAAGQPCWVEGTVTDTGGHPVPGARIEVWEADEDGFYDVQYADDRIAGRAHLFADEEGKYAFWGLTPTPYPIPHDGPVGKMLEATGRSPVRASHLHFMVTAEGLRTLVTHIFVEGDPQIDVGDSVFGVKESLIKRFEPQAPGTPTPDGRNLSGGWARTRFDIVLAPAGA; encoded by the coding sequence ATGCCTGAAGAAACCGACACCGCGCTGAAGGTCCCGGCCGTCCCTGCCGGGCAGGCCGCCGTCGAACAATCCCTGGTGGACACCGTCGTCGCGTCCTTCGACCAGACAGAGGACCCGCGGCTCAAGCAACTGATGCAGTCCCTAACCCGGCATCTGCACAACTTCATCCGCGAAGTCCGCCTCACGGAAGAGGAATGGAACGCTGGCATCGCCTTCCTCACCGCCGCCGGCCACATCACCGACGACAGCCGGCAGGAATTCATTCTGCTCTCCGACGTTCTGGGGGCGTCCATGCAGACCATCGCCGTCAATAACCAGGCCCACGGGAACGCCACCGAGGCCACGGTTTTCGGTCCGTTCTTTGTCAGTGACGCCCCCGAGATTCCCCTTGGTGGAGACATTGCCGGAGGCGCGGCGGGCCAGCCCTGCTGGGTTGAAGGCACAGTCACGGACACCGGAGGTCACCCCGTCCCCGGTGCCCGGATTGAAGTCTGGGAAGCGGACGAAGACGGGTTCTACGACGTCCAGTATGCGGATGACAGAATCGCCGGGCGCGCCCACCTCTTCGCTGATGAGGAGGGCAAATACGCCTTCTGGGGCCTCACCCCCACGCCGTATCCCATTCCCCATGACGGGCCGGTGGGCAAGATGCTCGAAGCCACCGGACGCTCGCCCGTCCGTGCTTCCCATCTGCACTTCATGGTCACGGCCGAAGGCCTGCGGACTCTCGTGACGCACATCTTCGTGGAAGGCGATCCGCAGATCGACGTCGGCGACAGCGTTTTCGGGGTCAAGGAGTCTCTGATCAAACGGTTCGAACCGCAGGCACCCGGGACGCCGACACCTGACGGCAGGAATCTGTCCGGCGGCTGGGCCCGCACCCGCTTTGACATTGTGCTGGCGCCTGCCGGAGCCTGA
- a CDS encoding maleylacetate reductase yields the protein MTLNFEHVTLGQRVRFGTGKAAENLSAEVERLGARRIMLIASESDAPMAAAVSSGVDVVLHYHDVAPHVPIEKAEKARAAAIEHDADLLVCVGGGSTTGLAKAVAMTTALPIIAVPTTYAGSEATNVWGLTEASRKATGVDDAVLPVTVIYDAELALSLPAHLSVASGLNALAHCIDSMWAPRADPINQALASEGIRALAAGLPLIKDNPADLAGREQALYGAYLSAVAFASAGSGMHHKICHVLGGAYNLPHAQTHAVVLPYVLAFNAPFAPHAERRIAAAFGSDDAVTGLSDLRSALAAPTSLKEHGLNEADIPEAVELILPAIPASNPRRVTAENLDELLRAAYAGSTLPGSTETATTGTATTRDKETSHA from the coding sequence ATGACACTGAATTTTGAGCATGTCACCCTGGGACAGCGCGTCCGGTTCGGCACCGGGAAAGCCGCCGAAAACCTCAGCGCGGAGGTTGAGCGCCTCGGCGCCAGGCGGATCATGCTGATCGCCAGCGAGTCGGACGCGCCGATGGCCGCAGCGGTCAGCTCCGGCGTCGACGTCGTACTTCACTACCATGACGTGGCACCGCACGTGCCGATCGAGAAGGCAGAGAAGGCCCGTGCGGCGGCGATAGAGCACGACGCCGACCTGCTGGTGTGCGTGGGCGGCGGCTCGACGACGGGCCTGGCCAAGGCGGTGGCGATGACCACAGCGCTGCCGATCATCGCCGTGCCAACCACGTATGCAGGGTCCGAAGCCACCAACGTCTGGGGCCTGACGGAAGCCTCCCGGAAGGCAACCGGCGTGGACGATGCGGTACTTCCCGTCACGGTGATTTACGACGCCGAGCTGGCCCTTTCGCTGCCGGCCCACCTGTCCGTGGCCTCGGGGCTGAACGCCCTGGCGCACTGCATCGATTCCATGTGGGCTCCGCGGGCCGATCCGATCAACCAAGCACTGGCATCCGAGGGCATCCGCGCACTCGCGGCAGGCCTCCCGCTGATCAAAGACAACCCCGCGGACCTCGCCGGCCGGGAGCAGGCCCTCTACGGCGCCTACCTGTCCGCCGTGGCGTTCGCCTCGGCCGGCTCCGGAATGCACCACAAGATCTGCCACGTCCTGGGCGGCGCGTACAACCTGCCCCACGCCCAGACCCACGCCGTCGTCCTGCCCTACGTCCTGGCATTCAACGCGCCCTTCGCCCCGCACGCGGAGCGACGGATCGCCGCGGCCTTCGGTTCCGACGACGCCGTCACTGGACTCAGCGATCTCCGCTCCGCTTTGGCTGCTCCAACTTCGCTGAAGGAACACGGCCTGAACGAAGCGGACATCCCCGAGGCTGTGGAGCTGATCCTGCCTGCCATCCCGGCGTCAAACCCCCGCCGGGTCACGGCCGAAAACCTGGACGAACTCCTCCGTGCTGCCTACGCGGGAAGCACGCTGCCTGGATCAACCGAGACTGCAACGACCGGGACTGCAACGACCCGAGACAAGGAAACCAGCCATGCCTGA
- a CDS encoding amidohydrolase family protein, whose protein sequence is MKKIALEEHFVTPDLVGYGTSTSSIAQPQAWADASRRLLDFTEERLPEMDLHGIDMEVLSLNSPGIQAETDPATAVAKTETVNDFLAGVMAEHPSRFSGFAALPLQDPQAAANELERAVTQLGMKGALVNAHTNGMYLDDPKLRVVWEMAEGLDVPLYLHPANGVDTAHVLSGHPELVGPMWSWGIDTSTHALRLIFGGVFDDFPNAKLLLGHMGEGLPYVLWRLDSRWDFHNHHGIELAKGKPSQYLRDNLYITTSGVCSPAPLLCAILAVGAEHILFGTDYPFETIEEAAKFLDNAPISESDREKISFRNAEKLLRLDGDSNALPELVSASTK, encoded by the coding sequence TTGAAGAAGATTGCCCTCGAAGAACACTTCGTCACCCCGGACCTCGTGGGGTATGGAACAAGCACCAGCTCCATTGCCCAGCCGCAGGCCTGGGCCGATGCCTCCCGGCGCCTTCTCGACTTCACCGAGGAGCGCCTTCCGGAGATGGATCTGCACGGAATCGACATGGAAGTCCTTTCGCTGAACTCCCCCGGCATCCAGGCGGAGACGGATCCGGCAACAGCCGTGGCAAAGACCGAGACGGTAAATGACTTCCTCGCGGGAGTCATGGCGGAGCACCCCTCCCGCTTCTCCGGCTTTGCGGCGCTTCCCCTGCAGGACCCGCAGGCGGCGGCCAACGAGCTGGAGCGTGCGGTCACCCAGCTCGGGATGAAAGGCGCCCTGGTCAACGCCCACACCAACGGCATGTACCTGGACGATCCGAAACTCCGCGTCGTGTGGGAGATGGCCGAAGGCCTGGACGTGCCGCTGTACCTGCACCCTGCGAACGGCGTCGACACGGCCCATGTGCTGAGCGGACACCCCGAGCTGGTCGGGCCCATGTGGAGCTGGGGCATCGATACCTCCACCCACGCCCTGCGGCTGATTTTCGGCGGGGTCTTTGATGATTTCCCCAACGCCAAGCTGCTGCTGGGACATATGGGTGAAGGCCTGCCGTATGTCCTCTGGCGGCTGGATTCACGGTGGGATTTCCACAACCATCACGGCATCGAGCTCGCCAAGGGCAAGCCCTCCCAATACCTGCGGGACAACCTCTACATCACCACCAGCGGCGTATGCTCGCCGGCGCCGCTGCTGTGCGCCATCCTCGCTGTAGGCGCCGAACACATCCTGTTCGGAACGGACTACCCGTTCGAGACCATCGAAGAGGCCGCGAAGTTCCTCGACAATGCTCCGATCAGCGAATCGGACCGGGAAAAGATCAGCTTCCGGAACGCCGAGAAGCTCCTGCGGCTCGATGGCGACTCGAACGCTCTCCCGGAACTGGTATCGGCCAGCACGAAATGA
- the mhpA gene encoding bifunctional 3-(3-hydroxy-phenyl)propionate/3-hydroxycinnamic acid hydroxylase MhpA: MTMEKFDVAVVGYGPVGMATAALLGQAGHKVVVLERYAGLYNLPRAAIFDDETMRTFARLGIADELLPKINAQRNYEWRNAAGELLIEHEFAVQGASGWSEWYMMYQPELEDALDRLCRSLPNVTVRFNSPVEGYEETADGVEVRGPGGVLAAASYVVACDGGNGFTRGWLGSELEDFGFSEPWLVCDFRLTGKVDLPHARQVCDPRQPQSIISLGPSHHRFSFMLDSEEAFLVERDPERVWARVADYLSPEQAELIRVATYTFRSLIAGSWRHGRILLAGDAAHQMPPFLGQGMCSGIRDAQNLAFKLDLVLTGRAEETVLDSYQTEREPHVAAVVHKGIELGKVQTMRDPEKARQRDLQYLENRRNNMKPEKLKFPGLGPGLIAATDHPANGRLFIQDQVLTQAGSGRFDEVFGYGFRVLCDARWYGRWSGAAAGTETEIPGDVVVLHPDTGEVIGSFTDVNGSYLAWFRTNNCSAVLVRPDFYVYGAASTDNEYESLVLDYQKACSTASSPATSVGV; encoded by the coding sequence ATGACGATGGAAAAATTTGATGTTGCCGTTGTGGGGTACGGCCCGGTAGGCATGGCCACGGCAGCGCTGCTTGGCCAGGCCGGACACAAGGTCGTGGTGCTGGAAAGATACGCAGGGCTCTACAACCTGCCCCGCGCCGCGATTTTCGACGACGAGACCATGCGCACGTTCGCCCGGCTGGGCATCGCCGATGAACTGCTTCCCAAGATCAACGCGCAGCGCAACTATGAGTGGCGCAATGCCGCCGGCGAACTGCTCATCGAGCACGAATTCGCCGTCCAGGGGGCGTCGGGCTGGTCCGAGTGGTACATGATGTACCAGCCCGAGCTCGAGGATGCCCTTGACCGGCTGTGCCGGTCGTTGCCGAACGTCACGGTGCGGTTCAACTCCCCGGTGGAGGGCTATGAAGAAACGGCCGACGGCGTGGAGGTGCGGGGTCCGGGTGGCGTTCTGGCGGCAGCCTCCTATGTGGTGGCCTGCGACGGCGGAAACGGGTTCACGCGCGGCTGGTTGGGTTCTGAACTGGAAGACTTCGGCTTTTCCGAACCGTGGCTGGTGTGCGACTTCCGGCTCACGGGAAAAGTGGACCTGCCCCACGCCCGCCAGGTCTGCGATCCCCGCCAGCCGCAGTCCATCATTTCGCTGGGCCCCTCACACCACCGCTTCAGCTTCATGCTGGACTCCGAAGAGGCCTTCCTGGTGGAGCGCGACCCGGAGCGGGTCTGGGCGCGCGTCGCCGACTACCTTTCTCCGGAACAGGCCGAGCTCATCCGCGTGGCCACCTACACCTTCCGGTCCCTGATCGCCGGGTCATGGCGGCACGGCAGGATCCTGCTGGCCGGCGATGCCGCCCACCAGATGCCGCCGTTCCTCGGACAGGGGATGTGTTCAGGCATCCGTGACGCCCAGAACCTGGCCTTCAAGCTGGACCTTGTACTCACCGGCAGGGCCGAGGAGACTGTCCTTGACAGCTACCAGACCGAGCGGGAGCCCCATGTTGCGGCGGTTGTCCACAAGGGTATCGAGCTCGGCAAGGTCCAGACCATGCGTGATCCTGAGAAGGCCCGGCAGCGTGACCTCCAGTACCTGGAAAACCGCCGGAACAACATGAAGCCGGAGAAACTGAAATTTCCGGGACTTGGTCCGGGACTCATCGCCGCCACGGACCATCCGGCCAACGGCCGGCTCTTCATCCAGGACCAGGTCCTCACCCAGGCCGGTTCGGGCCGGTTTGATGAGGTCTTTGGCTACGGATTCAGGGTTCTCTGCGATGCCCGCTGGTACGGCCGGTGGTCGGGGGCCGCCGCCGGAACGGAGACCGAAATCCCGGGAGACGTCGTCGTCCTCCACCCTGACACCGGTGAAGTCATCGGATCCTTTACGGACGTCAACGGCAGCTACCTGGCCTGGTTCCGGACCAACAACTGCTCCGCCGTCCTGGTCCGCCCTGATTTTTACGTGTACGGAGCTGCAAGCACAGACAACGAGTACGAATCCCTCGTCCTCGACTACCAAAAAGCCTGCTCAACGGCGAGCAGCCCGGCCACATCAGTAGGAGTGTAA
- a CDS encoding MFS transporter, protein MSTVENYAGQGDVRTISERVLLAVAFVMAALEGYDLAVYGVSVPALLNDSSLQVNKASAGVLGSVVAVGMLVGAGLAGALIRRIGALRLILASCIIFSLGMVVSAVAANVVLFGAGRALVGLGLGVILPTLLAYVADLSVPGHRNRNTGIVMAGYAAGGLAAPLLGAVLLPVTSYRWLYIIGVIPALVILPFAWKLLPVPPVHLLRIGRVADAHLLSESMGLPTPVLTAAGKRHLAGIGPLFSSGVAVATLLFWVMTFCGLLLVFGITAWLPTMMQANGYSLASALLQTAAMWVGVGVGVVIGGRIADAVGAKPVVVVAFLTGAVSLMVMSVNPNVVILFIFMFLSGVGFIGSQILVNGFILTRYPDDIRGSGLAWALSFGRMGAIVGPALGAWVLTSGLSVEWNFYTFAIPAVVGAVASVLVPRVKAKTVAIPAPVQVPVQLPVTGA, encoded by the coding sequence ATGTCAACAGTTGAGAACTATGCCGGACAAGGGGACGTTCGCACCATATCGGAGAGGGTCCTGCTGGCCGTTGCCTTCGTGATGGCGGCACTGGAAGGCTACGACTTGGCCGTCTACGGCGTCTCGGTGCCTGCCCTCCTGAACGACAGCTCCCTGCAGGTCAACAAGGCGTCAGCCGGCGTCCTGGGTTCGGTCGTCGCCGTCGGCATGCTGGTGGGCGCAGGCCTTGCCGGAGCCCTTATCCGGCGGATCGGAGCCCTTCGGCTGATCCTGGCAAGCTGCATTATTTTCTCGTTGGGCATGGTGGTCAGTGCTGTGGCGGCCAATGTGGTTCTCTTCGGGGCCGGCCGTGCGCTGGTGGGCCTGGGACTTGGCGTCATCCTGCCCACGCTGCTGGCGTACGTGGCTGATCTCTCCGTCCCGGGGCACCGTAACCGTAACACCGGCATCGTCATGGCAGGCTATGCCGCCGGCGGACTGGCAGCTCCCTTGCTCGGCGCCGTACTCCTCCCGGTCACGTCCTACCGGTGGCTGTACATCATCGGGGTTATCCCGGCGCTGGTCATCCTGCCGTTCGCCTGGAAACTGCTGCCTGTCCCGCCGGTCCACCTCCTCCGGATCGGCAGGGTTGCCGACGCCCACCTCCTCAGCGAATCCATGGGTCTGCCGACGCCGGTGCTCACTGCGGCGGGCAAACGTCACCTCGCCGGCATCGGTCCGCTGTTTTCTTCCGGAGTCGCGGTGGCAACGCTGCTTTTCTGGGTCATGACGTTCTGCGGGCTCCTGCTGGTCTTCGGCATCACCGCGTGGCTGCCGACGATGATGCAGGCCAACGGCTACTCCCTGGCATCGGCTCTTTTGCAGACGGCCGCCATGTGGGTCGGCGTCGGCGTCGGCGTTGTGATCGGCGGGCGGATTGCCGATGCCGTAGGCGCCAAGCCCGTGGTAGTCGTGGCGTTCCTGACTGGTGCCGTCAGCCTGATGGTGATGAGCGTGAACCCCAACGTGGTTATCCTCTTCATCTTTATGTTCCTCAGCGGTGTGGGTTTCATCGGGTCACAGATCCTCGTCAACGGATTCATCCTGACCAGGTACCCGGATGATATCCGCGGCAGCGGGCTGGCCTGGGCGCTGTCCTTCGGCCGCATGGGAGCGATCGTGGGCCCGGCCCTCGGTGCCTGGGTCCTAACCTCCGGGCTCTCCGTGGAGTGGAATTTCTACACCTTCGCCATCCCGGCAGTGGTGGGTGCTGTCGCTTCAGTCCTGGTGCCGAGGGTGAAGGCGAAGACCGTGGCCATCCCGGCTCCGGTGCAGGTACCCGTCCAGTTGCCGGTGACCGGAGCGTAG
- a CDS encoding IclR family transcriptional regulator translates to MSESDRESAAERQGIQSVELAMRVLRALEDGGGPMPLSEIAERSGFQPNKAHRYLVSLVRSGLASKSPKTGRYDFGPAMRRLGAESLRRTNEVSVASEYSMRLRDDCGHSVNLSVWGEDGPMVVRWDYGAHVLPFNVRVGAKLPMLTSSGGLIFLAYLPESMSAAVLAADRARLSSDAFSDADIARSRQEVLRAGYAVTSGGIIPGVSSVAAPVFSSVDSLPLAITVVFPAEEVDKPEMERVTAKLLETARTISSELGVSMPKVS, encoded by the coding sequence GTGAGCGAGTCGGACCGGGAATCAGCCGCCGAGCGGCAAGGCATCCAGTCCGTTGAGCTGGCCATGCGGGTCCTCCGTGCGCTCGAGGACGGCGGCGGACCCATGCCGCTGTCAGAGATCGCCGAGCGAAGCGGCTTCCAGCCCAACAAGGCCCACCGGTATCTGGTCAGCCTGGTGCGTTCCGGGCTGGCCTCAAAGTCGCCCAAGACCGGCAGGTACGATTTCGGCCCGGCCATGCGGCGCCTCGGTGCGGAGTCGCTGCGGCGGACCAACGAAGTATCGGTCGCCTCCGAATATTCGATGCGGCTGCGGGACGACTGCGGGCACTCGGTGAACCTTTCCGTCTGGGGCGAGGACGGGCCGATGGTGGTCCGCTGGGACTACGGCGCGCACGTCCTTCCGTTCAACGTCCGGGTCGGCGCGAAACTCCCGATGCTGACTTCCTCCGGCGGGCTCATTTTCCTCGCCTACCTGCCGGAATCCATGTCCGCTGCCGTGCTGGCGGCGGACCGGGCGCGCCTGAGCAGTGACGCCTTCTCGGATGCCGACATCGCGAGGAGCCGCCAGGAAGTTCTTCGCGCCGGCTACGCGGTCACCTCCGGGGGGATTATCCCGGGGGTTTCCTCTGTCGCTGCCCCCGTCTTTTCCTCTGTGGACTCGCTGCCGCTGGCGATCACCGTTGTTTTCCCCGCTGAAGAGGTGGATAAGCCGGAGATGGAGAGGGTGACCGCCAAATTGCTGGAAACCGCGCGCACCATCTCCAGTGAATTGGGCGTCTCCATGCCAAAGGTTTCCTGA